Below is a genomic region from Hevea brasiliensis isolate MT/VB/25A 57/8 chromosome 3, ASM3005281v1, whole genome shotgun sequence.
GGAATCAGTAAATGAGCTTGCTCAAATTATGAAGGACTTGTCAGTGCTTGTAATAGACCAGGTCAGAAGCTGCCTATTTAGCTATCCCCTTGTGCCAAGTCCACAAACCTTCTGTTTCATGTTACCCACCCACTGTTAATTGAATATTTGTCTCCGTGCAGGGTACCATTGTTGATAGGATAGATTACAACATTCAGAATGTTGCAACTACAGTTGAGGAGGGTCTTAAACAGTTGCAAAAGGTGACTTCCTTATCCACATTGGTTGCGCACGAGtgcgcgcgcacacacacacacacacacacatgtttCCCCTATGAATGTTTCATCAAATGAATTGGGCCCTGCAGGCTGAGAGAACACAAAAACAAGGAGGGATGGTGATGTGTGCAACGGTGCTTGTTATCATGTGCTTTATCATGTTGGTCCTACTAATCCTCAAGGAGATATTCTTGTGATTTGTTAGAAATTTCCAAAATTCGCTCATTCTTATCTTGTGCCATCCCCTGCAACTTTTACACGCTCATTGATGGAGATTTGTCTTGTGTGGCAGAGGAATGCTAGAGCTTTAAAATTGCCCCATTTCATACCAGATTAATCAACTTCCAACTTttctttttaatcaaaatttcTTAACGGGGAAAGGGCCTTTACTAGGGAATGAATGCCCTGGAAAGTGTATAGAGCTGATACTGGATCTGGTTCTTTTGTCGCAGACCCATCATTGATTCTTTTGATTTTCCTGGGGAGTCTGGTGTCTTGTTTTCACCAATGCTTCTGTTTACAAGGAAATGAGGCTTTTTTGATTGATTGTATCGATTTTTAAATTAGATATAAAAATGAAATGCTTCCGAGTATACttttctctatattttatttgcATATATATCCTATCTTGAAGAggatgaataaaataaaatagatactTTTTTGTGATGCCCTGCTGCAAAAGCTTAAAAAATGTGAGCTAACCTAGATGGTCTGTGATTTCTGCATTATCATTTAAATCGATAGTTGTGAATTTCTCATGTTCAGATTCATGGAAGTCCTAATATTATTGCTTCAATGGTTAATCCTAGTGAAAAGAACATAGCCATCTCCGATTGACGGCCCATGATGTGCCTCACCAATTTTATGGAAGCTAATTAGAGCAGCAATCCGTCATGGGGTTAGCGTAGCATTTTTATGGGGAAGAGAAGTTCTCTATAAAGGTCTTCACTGGCACATTAATGATGCTACACTTGTTCTTCGTATGTGAATCAGAGAGATGGATCCCAAAATCTTTTCCAAATCTTCCTCAAGTGAAagattgattatgatccaagcaTTAATTGGTTGTCACAGCTCCTTCATGCCCATGGTCATTCTTTGGATGTCCATACTTCAGAGAAAATTTTCAGGAAGAAGAAGTTGTCAATATTCTCTCCATTCCAGTTCCTATTATCCGGGTCTTGACAAAGGGGTTTGGCATACACTGATCACGGCCATTATCAAGTTAAAGCAAGCTATGATATTGTCAAAAAGATCCTTTATAGTTCCCCAGTTTCTATGCAAGCTGGGCCAAGCTCAGCCCTAAGAAGCGCAAGCAATTTTTTAGAACAATCTTTGGAAGCTCTGTCCCAAAAAAGTTTGCTATTTTTCTCTGGAATTTGATGGAGAAATTGCCAATCAAAGAGAGTCTCAACAGAAGATTGCGATCTTTGTGGAGAAACAGAGACACGTAGACACCCCTTTTTTTATTTGTCCAAGAGCTGTAGATTTCTGGATTCATTCTCCACTTGGTTAAGGTCTTATGTGTTAATCAGAGCCTCTCTTACGGATATTTGATCCGAGATAACTTCCTATCTTTCAAAACAAGAGAGGAACGTCGAATTCACTGCTCTACAGGTCTTCCTCCTCTGGCATTTGCGGAAAAGTACAAATAGCTATGCCATCTATCACCAAGAAATCCCTTCGCTGCAAACCATCACCGGAGATATTAATTATTACAAGGATTTTTTGGCTACTCAACTGTAATTGCAATCTTAGTCCTAGGTTCTGCCAGCCATGCAGGGCATCATGACCCTGGGACTTGGTTGCCTCCAACTACTGGTGTGATAAAATTTGAAGTTTCAACATGCACAGGAATTTAGGGGCGATTGGCGTTAGCTAGGAATCATCAAAGCCACCCCAACGGTTGGTCCTGTAGGATTCACCAAGCTATCTCTGGTCGTTGGTTCTTAAGAGTCTAGCTTGCAGATAAGCAATTTTATTAGCTAAAGCTAAAGGTTAGAAATGTTGTGCTCGAAGGTGATTCACAAACTGTCATCAATGCTCTCCAGAATGGAGCGATTTCGTTATCCAGAGTATTATTGTGGATATCAAGTCTTTGGCAAGCTTCTTTTACACCTCTTCTTTCTCTTTCGTCAGAAGGAACCACAATCAAACAGCTCATGCTTTGATTTCCAAGTTCTTTATGATCTATCCTTCATTTATAATCCTTTAGAGCAAGTCCTCTTTGTTCAGCTTATTTTCCATTCTAATGGCATTTCTATTTATcttcaataaaataaataaataaataaaaattcaccACAGAATTGAGGCTATGATTGGATTAGTAGGTAAATGAACTTTTATGTAAGCTTCATTAATGTATATACAATGATTTCGTTTTAATattgattaattaataattttgatgAATTTATGTATATATTCGTCAAATTCCCTCAATAGTTTCTCTATTATTGGagctaaattatatatatataagctttaTTATTTTTAGTAGTTAAATGATTAAGAGTTGAATAttgggttaataatttgatcaaagtAATTCTAGTTTTACTATATACCTTTACATGCTGCTGGGCCCTTAGAAGATCGATTCTTCAATAACCGAACACAACATTGCAGTCTCTGTTTTTCCTTAGCTGccaaacaaaacaatttaaaattCTTATAGTGTGGCGTTGAATTTACCCACTTAAATTCAACTTGGAAAGCTTTTGTAGCTCGGTTAGAGCACTCGTTTAGTAAGCGGTctctcaacaaaaaaaaaaaaaaaacacagtcAATAACACTCTTTTTTCCAAGCTTTAATATTGCATTCACATCCTTCATGCTAAAAATTATACATCTGTTTACATTTATTTTGCTGTGTTTTCCCAGCCAAATATGGAATAAACAAaacattaaatattaaaaataatggcTTGAGCTTATTTTGACAAAGAATGAGTTACAAGTTACAATGAACATATTACAACTTTAAACTAGCTTGAATTCTTCTTCTTTACATTGGTCAAATCTGAGGCTGTGAACGACTTTGCTACTAAGCTATCAAGTGTCAATTTCAGGTCGAAAGTCAGCCTCTGAAAAACTAATGATAATGTGTTCACATCCGACATTGCTCGGTGAGCTGATCCAGTCAACTTAATTCCAAATGTATCGCGAAGGACTGCCAGAGATACTCTTGAAGAAATTTTGAATCCTATTAACAAAGCCAAATATGAAGTATCAGATTAATGAATGATATTGAAAATATCAGTATCCCCACAAAAAGGTATGCAGAAAATGAGTTTGCATTTCGCGCCCTGCCTTTCCTGTCCCTAATGataaaataagtaaaagaaaatacaacaaaAATACACAGAGAGTGAGAGAGACCTTCAGACTTCATCCATTCGCGTGCTAAAGGAACTGTGTCCACAAATAGCCAATTAGAAGGAATATCAACACCACATCTATTAAATTCATTAGTCAGAAAAGGTACATCGAAAGTTCGAGCATTGTGAGCCACCAACAGTACATAGCCACCAGGTTTTTGACGGCTTCTGATATACTCAAGTAATATAGGTATCAGCTCTTCCATCCTAAAGGAATTCCACAAACAATATTTGTACATCAATCATTTAATCAAATATATACATCTAGTAAAAGAACTGGGAGAAAGATTAACCAATGGCAAGCTTGATTGTCAGTCACTACTCGTGCAATCAACAGACAGTTTCCATCATTGAAATGCAAGACAGATATGAAGAACCATAAATGCTCCTCAGTAAATTAGGAATTAAGTAACTCTACCCAtgtcaaggaaaaaaaaaaaagatgaagacAGCAACTGGCAATTTGGCACAAATTGAAAAACAACAGCTGAAAAAATAAAGGCATCTTTAGGCTGTTCACAGTGATTGAGCCATGTAAATAAGaacacatatacatatccatGAAGTTGAAAATCCTTTTGATGAGATACAAGAGACACTCTTTCAATGGTTAGAACCATAAGTCCATATCACAATGGAGCAACCTTAGTATTGCATGAAGGCTCACCCTCTTCTACCAAATTAAATGATATCTAAATAAATGTTTGACCAAAAATCTCATGGCACTGTGATTTTATCCAACCTGGCCCAAGCTTTATAAAAGCATTCAGAATATTAAATCTTATTCAGCCAGCCAAGATGATTTCCCAAATTCTTATGGGCCGATAGTTGGAACATGCATCTTGTTATTCCTATGACTCCAGTAAGATGCAGGCAACTTAAAACAACAAGTAGCTACTAATAATGTTACATTAACTCACATCCCTCCCAAATATAAGGAAAAAGAAGATACAAATGTAACTTAACAAATAAATTGCAATCTTTCAGTTCATAAAGTGGTATCTTAATCATGGAAGGGAACCCAATAAAACTATCAAAATTTAAACAAGAGTACCTTGGAATGCCAGGTCTGCAGACCATATGGGTTGTAATGCCATGAACACTTGAATTAGGAACATACCGATCAGGATTTACTAGTGTCTGAAAAGTGCTGTTTTCACCTCCCTGAAGATCTTGTAGTGCAATCTCGATAATTCGCTCATTCTCTCTACTAAAGCCAGTAGTCTCAAGATCAAAGACAATAACTGTCACAAGCTTGGCCAAATCATCGGTCTCAAGAATCTTTCGTTGGATGTCACAGTATTGAGTTTTTCGGAGTTCGCATAACTCATTTTTCTTTACATTCACACTAGTTGAAACTGTTTCATCTAAAATTTCATGTCTGATACTGGTTGATTTACTGCTATTTCGAGTGATTTTATTTGTTCCTTCTGTTTTTGTACTTATAGGTCTTCTAATCCATCGTCTGCTGTATCCTCCTTCAGGCCCATTGGCTTTGGAACCTAGCAACCTAAAGCTAGAATTGTTTCTACATGTCCTATGTTGTAAGCTGTGAAAGCTTTCCTGCCAAAAGTTAGCTAAGGTGTGAATTCTGCATCTGGGGATTTGCAAGATTGAAAAGCACATAGGAAAAGTCCTCATCTAACTCAAAAATAACGAAGAAAGATTCTGAAACATGTACTTTGCATCACACGAGCACTTCAGTTAGACCTGAGAATGAATAAAGAACGCATTAAGAGGATCATAAAACAGAAAAACTACTGTCATTCTGAACTTCCAACTTCTATAGAATCTAGTATAAGAGCAAAAATCTGCATATCGGTAGAACGTCCAACATGTAAGCAcatgcatgtaacatcctaagtTATTGATCTTAAATTAATGGATTCAATATTCCTGACTTGTTGAGGAAAACATTCTTGCTAACTAATTGTCAGACCTTTTCCATTTTACCCTATAATGAAATTAATGGTCCTTCTTAGAGTACACATATCCTATATCACAAAAACCAACAGCATCTTACGAGAGCAAGCGCATACTGAGATCAAAGCAAATAAGCAGTTGAAAATGCCAGTCCGACTAAGAACCAACACAGAGACTTTCCAAGCAAAAATATCCAAAAACAGAAACACACTTGAACACGTTCCCTTCACAATAATAACAAATATAAAATTACACAATTCCCTCCATAATCATTGATTAGTTCTAAGTTCTACCCTCAACAGAGAATATTTCAATTACTTTAATACCGTACAAAATTAACTAGGAAAAACAACAACCTAGTTGAGGTGTATGCTTGTTTTCAAACCAATATTaacaaaagaaacaaaaatccttttttttttttttattcatgccTTAAGGCATTTTCAACAAAGAAACATATGGCAAAGGCAGATCTAATCCTCGTTGATCACAATTATCAAACCAGACTTTAATTACCCAAAGTTGAAACTACAGTAGCAGAAATTATCAATGAAGAAACAAACTATATTCCTCAATTATACTATAAACTAACCCAAGCAAATACTACATATTAAACCAATCCTTTTCAAAATGCATTTCATAGCGATAAGCACTAAGAGCAAAATCCCCACATATACAAATATGAAACTAATTTAGTTGAAAAAAACGAAAACAAAAACAAGAAATAACCCATACAACCCAACCATCCCCTTATCATTTATTGAGATAATAGAAAAAACCAAAACCACCTCAATCAAATTAATGGCGATATTCATATTCGCACAATTAATCTTCGAAATATCATTGTGTTGAGGATAGTAGATGTAAAGAACAAAAGAGTAAAGAATTCAACTTTATCCCATCTGGGATAATTTTCATAGGAACCCAAcaaggagagaaaataaaagcaGAAAAAGAGAGAAATAGACATGCCTGGAAGTAAATGGAAATGAGAAGAAAAGGAGAATCGTAGTTAACTTAAAAAAGGAGTAATTTATAGATGAAGATGGCGTTTGGGATTGGGAGAGAGAAGCGGAGAAGTTATGTAAAAAATGTGCAGAGGAGTgtcaatggagtttgagaatttgACAAAGAGATGGAAATTGGAAACACTCAACTCTGGATTTTGAGCCTCATTGCTTCCGCATTCATCTACTTCTACACCCATCTCTCTCGcctctattatttatttatttatttatccttTTTTAGCATTTTCCAATTTTAACTAAGGCTTTTCTAAATTCTAACAATatcttatctcttttttttttttttatctgaatATCTTGTCTTAAAATATCTTATTTTACATCACATACTCTTATGAATTTCAACGGATAATGTTTTGAATTACTAGGTAGATAAATCAATTGACTCGGATTAGAATTAATAAAATCGAAATCCAAATGagattaaaattaaagaaaatccttTAATTCAATTGAATTATATTAGAATTAAACCAAAATCGAagtgaaattaaaattaaggaCAACCTTCAATTCAACTGAATCAATTTTAAATTCTCAATTCTTAAAATTGAATTGTTCTAAATCCTTTCTATGTATATAACACattattattaagaaaaaaaaaatcaaatatataTCAATTTTCTCATATATTTATTAAGTTCAAAGATTCATTTTTTCTTCAaagattcattttttttcttttataattagGATTTGTTCCTTATTTATATCATTTCTTGAGTATATAAATtgatgagaataaattttaatagttatccttaaattttagaaattataataaatttatctgaacgtaaaaatatattataaaactttttaaaaaattaaaaaaattttattatttaaaattttaaaatttaataaattttatattatatttttaaatttagagaTAATTCTATTATATTATCTAAAATCTAAAGATAATTCTTAAAATTTGTCCAATGGATGAAAATCACACCAACGATGTCACGTGCGATTGAGCCTAACTTTAAGCAATGCTTACCGAACAAAACTACAAACTATTATTTTGCGTCTAAGAAGCATGAAATCTTATATTTGTGCAACAAGTAATGCTGGGTCAATACAAAACCACGTTCCCAAGTTCCTTGCTTGTTCGgaattaattgattttattattattattattattattattattattattattattaatcctctattttaattaatttttattgtaaaaataataaattaatcattAATAGCTAAGAAacataatttttagtaatattttattctttatttttatatattgacccatatatatatatatatatatatatatatatgtatatatatatatattttttttggctTGGGATTCGCCATTGCTCTACGCCTCTACCGTGAATAAAGGCAATTTGTCGAGCACATGAAATCAAGAATATAAAAAGCATATCCCTAGGCACCATGTTCTGCTTTTCAAAATGGCCAAGGCGGCCAAGGTTTCTCTCATTTTCCTGGACCTATTAGGCAATTGGGTCCAACACAATTTGAGTGCAGAAAATAATGGTGGCAGGGCTTCATAGAATTAGACCAAAAAGGCCCAAGACATCGTGTTACCCATAATtaaaaaccttttcttatttagaAGCAATCCAAAAATGGGTGCTTGGGGATGAAAATAGTGACATTTCTTAAGACCCACATGTGTGGCTACTTGACAGTCTTACATGAATGAAAGGCTACAACCGATCAATTGCAGCAACAGAATTTGGCagttttaaaagattaaagaattaTACTTGGAAGGTCACAACTCACATGGAAAAGGAGATAGAAATTAGAAAAAAAGGCAAACAATTATAAAATCCCATATCTAGGAGAACATATATTTCGTTCATAATTCCGAAAATACTATCTACACTATATCACCATTACTTCACCACTTCATCATCTTCCTATGAAAATGGAGAAGAAGAAAGGTAAAGACACCCATTAACAACATTGCATCCCCTTCACTACACTAACAAAACTACTACTAACTTTTTTTTTctaggaaaaaaaaaactaataaaaaacgGACAAAGAAAAGGTATGTGGGTTAGAGGTTGTTCAGCTTTATCCCCATTCTGTTTCTCTTCTTTTCCTGTTTCATGCAAGAACTGAGCCACAAGACAACGCCATTAAAGAAAAAGCAGCTTGTTCTTCCTCTCTCAGTCTCCTCTTCCTTTGGCACCTTTGTTTCCTGACTATTGATGATCTTTCAAACATCATTTTCTCACCCACTACTATTAGTCTCATCTTCAATGACTCCCCCAATACACTACCATCATTAACGCTGCTGGCTGAGGTAGCAATTGTGCTGCTATTTGCAGTGGTAGTGGTAAGGGTGGTGGTGCTATggcctcttctctttttcttgtcTGAATCCTTGTCTTTGTCTAAGCTCAACATTGCTCTTCTTTTCTTTCTGTATCTGATCCCGCATGCATTGCACAGTGACTGAAAAAATAAAATCCCAAAACCCAATCAGACCACGAAATCCAAAAACTGAAATCACAAGTCTAGTAGTTAAAATCATAGATCCAAAAGAATGAAATAaacttaaaaacaaaaaaaatgggTATCCAGAAAAAATCAAATGGGTAGTGGTGAACAATGGAATCAAGTGAAAACCAGAACCCTGAAGATAGAAGAACCCAAAAAACCCCAGAATGAAACAGAGGAAACAGCAAAGAACGGACGGCACACCTTGGGCCCAGCAGGTCCACCTCTCCACAAGGGTGTCCTGGTAGTTTTGCAATCAGTACAAGACTTCTTGATCTCAATATTCTTGTATTCTTCTTTATCATGCAATGATTTCTGCACCAGAATCAAACAACCACAGCTAATATTATACATAAATGAGTAattaatcaaaaaaaaaaaaaaagcaagacaACCAACCATTCAGATGACTCACCCTTTCCCCGACATCATCCATCATAACAAAAACCACCCTTGTTTTTCCTTTATAGAGAGGAGGGAGAGAAGGAAAGCTAAGGGGTTGTTCTAGAAAGGCAGAAGAAATCCACCCGGCTGTGACTCAGTAAAGCTATAATCATATCTTGAACATAAAGaatgagagagaaggagagagaaagagagccaACAAGGGAAATGGGCAGGGAAACAGAAAACGGAGAGAAAAAAGAAGCGCAAATGTAGAGAAAACAGAGAGAGAAAGAAACCGACAGAGCgtgtttttctttttctctcggCGGATATGCACAAAAACCCTCTCCTTTGGGCTTTGGGTTTTGGG
It encodes:
- the LOC110639302 gene encoding exonuclease DPD1, chloroplastic/mitochondrial, producing MRTFPMCFSILQIPRCRIHTLANFWQESFHSLQHRTCRNNSSFRLLGSKANGPEGGYSRRWIRRPISTKTEGTNKITRNSSKSTSIRHEILDETVSTSVNVKKNELCELRKTQYCDIQRKILETDDLAKLVTVIVFDLETTGFSRENERIIEIALQDLQGGENSTFQTLVNPDRYVPNSSVHGITTHMVCRPGIPRMEELIPILLEYIRSRQKPGGYVLLVAHNARTFDVPFLTNEFNRCGVDIPSNWLFVDTVPLAREWMKSEGFKISSRVSLAVLRDTFGIKLTGSAHRAMSDVNTLSLVFQRLTFDLKLTLDSLVAKSFTASDLTNVKKKNSS
- the LOC110639300 gene encoding GATA transcription factor 15 isoform X2; its protein translation is MMDDVGERKSLHDKEEYKNIEIKKSCTDCKTTRTPLWRGGPAGPKSLCNACGIRYRKKRRAMLSLDKDKDSDKKKRRGHSTTTLTTTTANSSTIATSASSVNDGSVLGESLKMRLIVVGEKMMFERSSIVRKQRCQRKRRLREEEQAAFSLMALSCGSVLA
- the LOC110639300 gene encoding GATA transcription factor 15 isoform X1, with amino-acid sequence MMSGKGCGCLILVQKSLHDKEEYKNIEIKKSCTDCKTTRTPLWRGGPAGPKSLCNACGIRYRKKRRAMLSLDKDKDSDKKKRRGHSTTTLTTTTANSSTIATSASSVNDGSVLGESLKMRLIVVGEKMMFERSSIVRKQRCQRKRRLREEEQAAFSLMALSCGSVLA